The Acetobacter oryzifermentans genomic interval GCTTCTGGAAGGTAATATCCTTGATGGAGAAACGGTTAATATCTCCGCCAATGGTGATGGCCTGCTGATCAACGGTAAAACCGCAGCACAAACAGAAGCAGCCATGTAATTTCTGCCTTGGCAGAGTGTGTTACACAGAACGGGAAGGCTTAGGCCTTCCCGTTTTTTATGAAACTTGCTGATCAAAGGAATGTAGAATGTCGGAACCTGTCTGGCTGGTATGGGCCAGAGAAATTCAGGCCATTGCCCAGACAGGGCTTACCTATGTGCAAGACCCGTTTGATAAAGAACGCTATGAAATGCTGCGCAATCTGGCCGCGCAAATGATGGCCGAAGGCAGCCATGTAGATGTGCAAAAAATAGAAAACCTGTTCAGCCAGCAATCAGGTTACGCCACGCCCAAGCTGGAAGTGCGCGTTGGTGTGTTTGATGCCCAGAACCGCCTGTTAATGGTGCGCGAAGTGCTAGACAGCAACCGCTGGACCGTGCCCGGTGGCTGGACAGATGTAAACCTGACCGCATCTGAATGTGCGGCCAAAGAGGTG includes:
- a CDS encoding NUDIX hydrolase, yielding MSEPVWLVWAREIQAIAQTGLTYVQDPFDKERYEMLRNLAAQMMAEGSHVDVQKIENLFSQQSGYATPKLEVRVGVFDAQNRLLMVREVLDSNRWTVPGGWTDVNLTASECAAKEVWEETGYTVRITKLAMALDRARQGHMPPEPFSVTKLFFLGEISGGEATTSIETSEVGFFAQNNIPQDISTGRITPHEITRLFAHQADPELPTDFD